A genome region from Macrotis lagotis isolate mMagLag1 chromosome 4, bilby.v1.9.chrom.fasta, whole genome shotgun sequence includes the following:
- the JPH4 gene encoding junctophilin-4, with protein MSPGGKFDFDDGGCYVGGWEAGRAHGYGVCTGPGAQGEYSGCWAHGFESLGVFTGPGGHSYQGHWQQGKRDGLGVEQKSRWTYRGEWMGGLKGPSGVWESASGLRYAGLWKDGFQDGYGTETYSDGGTYQGQWQAGKRHGYGVRQSVPFQQAALLRSPRRTSLDSGHSDPPTPPIPLPLPGDEGGSPASGSRGGFVLAGPGDPDGASSRKRTPVAGGFFRRSLLLSGLRTGGRRSSLGSKRGSLRSEVSSEVGSTGPPGSEASESPAPVPPALIEGSATEVYAGEWRADRRSGFGVSQRSNGLRYEGEWLGNRRHGYGRTTRPDGSREEGKYKRNRLVRGGRVRSLLPLALRRGKVKEKVDRAVEGARRAVSVARQRQEIAATRAADALLKAVAASNTAEKAVEAARMAKLMAQDLQPMLDAPGRRPRQDSEGTETELPDCDSPGVYENGLTPSEGTPEPPSSPASHCQPWRHPPHRSPLPSRDNGGHISGPKSWPEEWGGPGGPAEELAGYEAEDEAGVQGPGVGDGSPLLGGSSDSSGSLREEEGEDEESLPHSEPPLDPGLEPTIIPILRGTSGRALEAENLTEALEEPGATEEPAQRGAANPLVVGAVALLDLSLAFLFSQLLT; from the exons ATGTCCCCCGGGGGCAAGTTCGACTTTGATGATGGCGGCTGCTATGTGGGGGGCTGGGAGGCTGGACGAGCACATGGCTACGGCGTGTGTACTGGGCCTGGGGCCCAAGGAGAGTATAGTGGATGTTGGGCTCATGGCTTCGAGTCCCTGGGCGTCTTTACTGGGCCTGGTGGGCACAGCTACCAAGGCCACTGGCAGCAGGGAAAGCGCGATGGACTGGGCGTGGAGCAGAAGAGTCGATGGACCTACCGTGGCGAGTGGATGGGTGGGCTGAAGGGGCCCAGTGGCGTGTGGGAAAGTGCCTCAGGACTGCGCTACGCTGGACTCTGGAAGGACGGCTTCCAGGATGGCTACGGCACCGAGACCTACTCTGACGGAG GCACCTATCAGGGCCAGTGGCAAGCTGGCAAGCGCCATGGCTATGGGGTTCGCCAAAGTGTGCCCTTCCAACAAGCAGCATTGCTGCGTTCACCCCGCCGCACCTCACTGGACTCAGGCCATAGTGACCCCCCAACACCACCCATACCCCTTCCCCTACCTGGTGATGAGGGGGGTAGCCCAGCCTCCGGTTCCAGGGGAGGGTTTGTGCTGGCAGGCCCAGGTGACCCAGATGGGGCCTCCTCCAGAAAACGAACTCCAGTAGCTGGGGGATTCTTCCGTCGCTCCCTACTGCTAAGCGGCCTTCGTACAGGTGGGCGCAGGAGCTCATTGGGTAGCAAGCGGGGATCTTTGAGGAGTGAGGTGAGCAGTGAAGTGGGCAGCACAGGGCCTCCAGGCTCTGAGGCCAGTGAATCTCCAGCCCCTGTCCCTCCAGCACTTATAGAAGGATCTGCCACTGAAGTGTATGCAGGAGAATGGAGGGCTGATCGGCGCAGCGGCTTTGGAGTGAGCCAGCGTTCCAATGGGCTGCGCTATGAGGGCGAGTGGCTTGGCAACAGGAGGCATGGCTATGGCCGTACGACCCGCCCTGATGGCTCTCGAGAAGAGGGCAAGTATAAACGCAACCGATTGGTTCGAGGTGGACGGGTGCGAAGCCTCCTACCCCTGGCCCTGAGAAGGGGTAAAGTCAAGGAAAAGGTGGACCGTGCAGTAGAAGGTGCCCGTCGGGCAGTAAGTGTAGCCCGCCAGCGCCAGGAGATTGCTGCTACCAG GGCAGCAGATGCTCTCTTGAAGGCAGTGGCAGCAAGCAATACAGCAGAAAAAGCTGTGGAGGCAGCTCGAATGGCCAAACTGATGGCCCAGGACCTTCAACCCATGTTGGATGCACCAG GTCGAAGACCCAGGCAGGACTCCGAAGGCACTGAAACAGAGCTGCCTGACTGTGACAGCCCTGGGGTTTATGAGAATGGACTGACCCCTTCTGAGGGCACTCCAGAGCCTCCTAGCAGTCCTGCCTCCCACTGCCAGCCCTGGAGACACCCTCCCCACCGCAGTCCTTTGCCCTCTAGGGATAATGGAGGTCACATCTCTGGCCCCAAATCTTGGCCAGAGGAGTGGGGAGGCCCAGGTGGACCTGCAGAGGAGCTAGCTGGTTATGAGGCTGAGGATGAGGCTGGGGTGCAGGGTCCAGGGGTTGGTGATGGTTCCCCCCTTCTTGGGGGCTCCAGTGACAGCTCAGGAAGCCTtcgagaagaagagggagaggatgAAGAGTCTTTGCCACATTCAGAGCCTCCCCTAGACCCAGGGCTTGAGCCTACAATCATCCCCATACTGAGGGGTACATCTGGAAGGGCTCTGGAAGCAGAGAACCTGACAGAGGCATTAGAGGAGCCAGGTGCCACTGAAGAACCTGCCCAACGG ggAGCTGCTAACCCCTTGGTGGTGGGAGCCGTGGCACTGCTGGACCTGAGCCTGGCATTCCTCTTCTCCCAGCTCCTTACCTGA